In Mytilus galloprovincialis chromosome 1, xbMytGall1.hap1.1, whole genome shotgun sequence, the following are encoded in one genomic region:
- the LOC143066048 gene encoding uncharacterized protein LOC143066048, with protein MANVTVNYTLPYMNFNSPLLLIVKYSNTYMIPFIVMMGVVGNICSFLVFVFSKLNKISTSIYLAALSISDTGFLLCVWIGWFDIIGISFFHQEGICHIVVFLTYVFGFTSVWYVNAFTADMYVAVFYSSLGSKVCRPNFARKGVVGLTSFAVIFYLFSFWTSKIVTAPNGKKKCVSAPQNYEQMMIFTVLDTLLTLIIPFSMIIFMITRLLIDISKFYRSNSEPNEEHCHSESSNSLTTGEHNSGTTSSSTQQGMKAQSKLKRMIVVVILVFLVLNLPCHVIRLQSILRSAFDNSYLTTRNEILWQMFFQIIYYINFSVNFVLYSACAKSFRSALMRFPWKACVVRCHNCCHGFNRMASYKINSHKIRASDENDNEHIGGNVHSRLVDIHLSELHVSQIPSFESDFVLMSPPCMLKDIASTTEQTRL; from the coding sequence ATGGCGAACGTAACAGTAAACTATACACTACCTTACATGAACTTTAACAGTCCGTTGCTGTTGattgtaaaatattcaaacaCATATATGATTCCTTTTATCGTTATGATGGGCGTAGTTGGAAATATTTGCTCCTTCTTGGTTTTCGTTTTCTCAAAACTCAACAAGATATCGACATCAATTTATCTTGCAGCTTTGTCCATATCTGATACAGGGTTTCTACTGTGTGTGTGGATTGGATGGTTTGATATTATTGGTATCAGTTTCTTCCACCAAGAAGGAATATGTCATATAGTGGTTTTTCTAACATATGTTTTCGGTTTCACGTCAGTGTGGTATGTGAACGCCTTTACAGCTGATATGTATGTTGCAGTATTCTATTCATCTCTGGGATCCAAGGTATGTCGTCCAAATTTTGCCAGGAAAGGAGTCGTAGGTTTAACCTCTTTTGCTGTTATTTTCTACCTGTTCTCGTTCTGGACCTCCAAGATTGTAACTGCACCTAACGGGAAAAAGAAGTGCGTGTCTGCTCCACAGAACTACGAACAAATGATGATTTTCACCGTGTTGGATACTTTACTCACACTCATTATTCCGTTCTCAATGATTATTTTCATGATCACACGCTTACTGATAGATATAAGCAAATTTTACCGTTCCAACAGCGAACCTAACGAGGAACATTGCCACAGCGAATCCTCCAACTCTTTGACCACGGGGGAACATAATAGCGGCACAACATCATCATCAACTCAACAAGGCATGAAAGCTCAGTCGAAACTGAAAAGAATGATCGTAGTGGTAATTTTGGTGTTTCTTGTTTTGAACTTGCCATGTCACGTGATCAGGTTGCAGTCGATATTACGTAGTGCCTTTGATAACTCTTATCTTACAACAAGAAATGAAATTTTATGGCAGATGTTTTTTCAGATCATATATTACATAAATTTCAGTGTAAATTTTGTTCTCTACAGCGCTTGTGCAAAAAGTTTTCGATCGGCATTAATGCGATTCCCATGGAAAGCATGTGTAGTCAGATGCCATAACTGTTGTCATGGATTCAATAGAatggctagctataaaatcaaCAGTCACAAAATAAGAGCATCAGATGAAAACGACAATGAACACATTGGTGGCAATGTACATTCGCGGCTAGTAGATATCCACTTGTCCGAGTTACACGTTTCCCAGATACCATCATTTGAATCAGACTTTGTATTGATGTCACCGCCATGCATGTTAAAGGATATTGCAAGTACAACAGAACAAACTCGATTATAA